In Aerococcaceae bacterium zg-252, the genomic window ATTTTTATCAAATCCTACCATTTTTTGAAATACTAATAAATTTTCGTAACCCGTTAAATTAGGATAATATGAAGGCTCTTCTATCATAGATCCAATCTGACTTAAGTAATTTTTGTCTTTTCGAATGTCTTTTTTATTAACAAAAATCTCACCTGAAGTCGGATCTACAAGGGATAGAATCATTTTCATCGTTGTCGTTTTCCCAGCACCATTTGGACCTAGAAAACCATAAATCTCTCCCTCCCGTACAGTAATTTTTTCAATATCTACAGTAGTAATATCTTTGTAGACTTTTGATAATTGGCGTAATTCAATCATATTTTTCATCACAATTTCCTCTTTCTATTTAAAATTCTTGGTTACAAGTTCATCTTACATCGCCGTCCTTAAGACAAAATAAAGACAACCTAAATTTAACTTTAAGATTATAGAATCTAAATATTTCACTTCTTATAGAATACAAACTAAAATCCACGCTCATTGAAAAACGCTACTGTATCCTTGTTTTTTGTACTATATTGCTCTAAAATGATAACGTATAGACGGCATTTTTACTCAATGGCAAATTTATTTATATATAATTTTGGAGGGAAAAAGATGAACTTTGAAACACAATTATTAAACAAACATCTATTAATTGTAGATGACGACAAAGCATTAAGCGAATCGATTAAAGAAGTACTGATAAGTCGTGGATTTAAAAATATTAGTTGTGCTTACAGTATTAGTGAGGGAATTGATGTTTTTTCAGTATCCCACATCGATTTAATTATTCTAGATGTCATGCTCCCAGACGGAGACGGTTACTTGCTTTCTAAATATGTGAGAAAATCTTCTGATGTACCAATTTTATTTTTAACTGCTAAAAATAATCCTGACGATGAAATTAAAGGACTAGATTCAGGTGGAGATGACTATGTTACCAAACCTTTTTTACCTAAATCTCTAACTTATCGTATTCTTGCATTATTGAGGAGAGCTTACAAAGATGAATCGGAACTCATTGAACTAACCGACTGTATCATTGATTTGAATAATGCTCTCGTTAAAAAAAGTGGTCAACCTTTGTCACTTACTCCCACAGAAATCCAGATTCTTCGAAAATTATATGCTAATAAAAATTATATTGTTTCGACTGAAACGATTTGTGATACTATTTGGGGACTTGAAAGTTTTGGATATGAAAAATCGCTAATGGTACATATTCGTAATATCAGAGAAAAAATAGAGCTTACTCCCTCTAAACCCAATCATCTCATCACTGTTAAAGGTCTTGGCTATAAACTTGTTATATAAATAATTGAGGGCACCTATGAATATTTTCAAAAAAAATATACTAAAATTTATTTTATCTTTTATGCTTATTATCTTAGTTAATATAGTACTATTAATTGCTGCAGGAAATTATATTCGCAGCCAACAGTCTGCAACAAAAGTCATCGAAACCGTATCATCTGAAATTGTTTTATCTAACGGAGATTATATTGTCAGTCCAAAAGCCAAACATTTAATTGATGAACATAAGTTATGGCTGATGATTATTGATAAGAATAATGGCAAAGAGAAATTCAACATTGATAAACCTAAAGATATAAACAATCAATTTAATTTCGCAGATGTTGTGCGTTTCTCTAGATTTTATTTAAAAGATTATCCAATCTTTACTCAAATAAAAGACGAAGATAATGATATCTATATTATTGCCTTTCCAAAAGATAGTATTATTAGATACAACAATAATTATTTTGAATTGAACCGAATACAAATTTTCCCAATTATTATTGTATCCATTATTTTAGCTAATATATTATTTTGTCTATTTATCTATCTTTATAGTATCACTTTCCTCAATCGAAACATTAACCCGATTATTAATGCCATTCTAAAACTACCACATGGTGTAAACACACAAGTGAAATCTGTACAAGAATTAAATAAATTAACCCTTGCCATTAACTCAGCTAACCAAAAACTTCGTGAAAATGAAGTGTTTAAGGAAAATTGGATTTCTGGAATTGCACATGATATCAAAACACCACTTTCAGTTATTGTATCCAATACATCTCTAGCAATTGAAAAAACTGACAATGAAACTTTACTAAATTACCTAAAGCCCACTCTAGTTGAAAGCCATTATATCCAAAATCTTCTTAATGATTTAAATATATTTGCTCGATTAACAAATGAGAATCTGATTTTACAACGAGAAATTGTATATATTGTTCCATTTTTTAAAGAAGTTATTATTCAAATTATTAACCAAGAGATTTGGCATGATTTCAATTTTGAATTCACTGCTGACGAAAGTCTGTATAACAAAAAAATGTATGTCGAAAAATCGTTAATTTCTAGAATTATTCATAATTTGATTTATAACTCTATCCTTCACAATCCGTCTGGGTGCGATATTCAAATTATCCTTAAACATCTACCAAATAATAAATTTTCGATTACCATATGTGATAATGGCATTGGAACTTCTCCCGATAGACTGAATAATATTAATAAAATTGAAGAATTTAACTTTGATATTTCTGGAGTTCGTAGAAGTGGTATGGGATTAAAAATTTCGAAACAAATTGTTGATTTACATAGTGGTGAAATGTTTATCGACAGCCAATTAGGTGAGTACTTCCTGACAACCATAACATTGGACAGTATTAATTAAGCACAAAAAAGAACTGAGCAAAAGCCATACGCTACAATCACTTCATTCATGAAACTTTGTAGCATTTGAACTTTTGCCCAGTCCCTTATTTTTAAGGGAGTTGAGTTACAGTAGCTTTATTACTTTGGATACTTATATACAAAAATTAAGATACCTTTATCTTAACAACTGCTTTTTTATATGCATTTGACTGTTCAATATGACTGCTCGGCAAATGTGCATCTTCAGGAAACACAAGATAAAACATACCTTCTTTAATTGTAACGCATTCACCATTTCCTTCTAAAAATCCTATATCTTTTGACGCATCATACGGTATTTTTTCCTTTAACTGATGAACATTTTGCCATTGCATCACTTCTTGACCGCTCAACACAATTTGAATATCTAAATAATTTTGATGATATTCAAACATTCCCTCTTCCATTGGTAATGTTTCACCTTCCATGACATTGATAAAGTCAACATCTGTTAAATCTGTTCTACCAAGTGGCAATTTTGCTACTTCCATTATTGTTTGTGAAAATTGTTCAAAACGTGGAATAATAGCAGCGTATCGTGGTAAATTTGTTAAATAATCTAAAATCATTTTGGTCACTCCTATTCTGGCTCCAATGAGCTGAAATGACTTCCACTTCGGAGAATCCCTCTGTGCGTTTCTCGCACGCCGGTATTCTCCTCCAGTGGTTCATTTCAAAACGCTCCTTGTCGCACTTTGTGCTATTCTATCTTATTCTTCACTCAACTCATTTATTTCCTATCTAAATTGACAATTAATATCATGGTCATTCACAATACCAATTGCTTGCAAATATGAATAGACTGTAACAGAACCTATAAATTTAAAGCCATTTTTCTTGAGTGCTTTCGTTACACAATCACTCAATTCACTTTTTGTTTGATGAATATCTTGCTGTTTAATAATCGTTTTTCCTGCTGTAAAACTCCAAATAAATGCATCAAACGACCCATATTGTGCTTGAATTTTCATAAATGCCTGTGCATTAGTAATCGTTGCTTGAATTTTACCACGATGACGAATAATGCCTTTGTCATCAAGTAACGCTTCTATTTTCTGTTCATCATACGTTGCTATTTTTCGATAATCAAAATTATCAAAAGCGCTATCAAATTGTTCTTGCTTGGACAGTACTAATTGCCAAGACAGCCCAATATGAAACATCTCTAAAATCAACCACCGAAATAATGCCGTATCATCATGTTCAGGTTTACCCCAAATATTATCATGATAATCGACA contains:
- a CDS encoding response regulator transcription factor, which translates into the protein MNFETQLLNKHLLIVDDDKALSESIKEVLISRGFKNISCAYSISEGIDVFSVSHIDLIILDVMLPDGDGYLLSKYVRKSSDVPILFLTAKNNPDDEIKGLDSGGDDYVTKPFLPKSLTYRILALLRRAYKDESELIELTDCIIDLNNALVKKSGQPLSLTPTEIQILRKLYANKNYIVSTETICDTIWGLESFGYEKSLMVHIRNIREKIELTPSKPNHLITVKGLGYKLVI
- a CDS encoding HAMP domain-containing histidine kinase; its protein translation is MNIFKKNILKFILSFMLIILVNIVLLIAAGNYIRSQQSATKVIETVSSEIVLSNGDYIVSPKAKHLIDEHKLWLMIIDKNNGKEKFNIDKPKDINNQFNFADVVRFSRFYLKDYPIFTQIKDEDNDIYIIAFPKDSIIRYNNNYFELNRIQIFPIIIVSIILANILFCLFIYLYSITFLNRNINPIINAILKLPHGVNTQVKSVQELNKLTLAINSANQKLRENEVFKENWISGIAHDIKTPLSVIVSNTSLAIEKTDNETLLNYLKPTLVESHYIQNLLNDLNIFARLTNENLILQREIVYIVPFFKEVIIQIINQEIWHDFNFEFTADESLYNKKMYVEKSLISRIIHNLIYNSILHNPSGCDIQIILKHLPNNKFSITICDNGIGTSPDRLNNINKIEEFNFDISGVRRSGMGLKISKQIVDLHSGEMFIDSQLGEYFLTTITLDSIN
- a CDS encoding YhcH/YjgK/YiaL family protein, with product MILDYLTNLPRYAAIIPRFEQFSQTIMEVAKLPLGRTDLTDVDFINVMEGETLPMEEGMFEYHQNYLDIQIVLSGQEVMQWQNVHQLKEKIPYDASKDIGFLEGNGECVTIKEGMFYLVFPEDAHLPSSHIEQSNAYKKAVVKIKVS
- a CDS encoding DNA-3-methyladenine glycosylase I; amino-acid sequence: MINRCQWIEGKPDYYVDYHDNIWGKPEHDDTALFRWLILEMFHIGLSWQLVLSKQEQFDSAFDNFDYRKIATYDEQKIEALLDDKGIIRHRGKIQATITNAQAFMKIQAQYGSFDAFIWSFTAGKTIIKQQDIHQTKSELSDCVTKALKKNGFKFIGSVTVYSYLQAIGIVNDHDINCQFR